One window from the genome of Hippocampus zosterae strain Florida chromosome 7, ASM2543408v3, whole genome shotgun sequence encodes:
- the LOC127603512 gene encoding uncharacterized transmembrane protein DDB_G0289901-like gives MSADMIRFSLWHRKQKGITMIIKTFIFLLLLHGTDSHPKDRRPVHGIGRALLQMTSQSTGSTVSTVTGVSGGSTVSGVSGGSTLSGVSGGSTLSGVSGGSTLSGVSGGSTLSSVSGGSTVSGVSGGSTLSSGSVGSTLSSVSGGSTVSSVSGGSTLSGVSGGSTVSAVSGGSTLSSVSGGSTVSSVSGGSTFSSVSGGSTVSGVSGGSTLSSGSVGSTVSAVSGGSTLSSVSGGSTVSSVSGGSTLSSVSGGSTVSGVSGGSTLSSGSVGSTVSAVSGGSTLSSVSGGSTVSGVSGGSTLSSGSVGSTLSSVSGGSTVSGVSGGSTLSGVSGGSTLSSVSGGSTVSGVSGGSTLSSGSVGSTLSSVSGGSTVSSVSGGSTLSGVSGGSTVSAVSGGSTLSAVSGGSTLSSVSGGSTVTTSGGVTSDDTASTPDVPMTETVREVATRRSAETALAASTTATSAATLLASSAATATAAVSGVSSQAEAAVEEASSAAEEAAEEAADAALEFSQGTIDATAAAAAADNAAAASEIAAMRAQEAADDASGELAPLAAQLSAAAQNAATIARSAATTSALAANVTGSGITPENAASIIQDARNANREAEMAAQELQELLNSTDLPPDVEASVRQAIEAASSSAALAEQTAAQAQAALDTAERAAGPTGGDAEAELAGELAVLQIQSAAQSAGAAAGEAARSPTAAVQASREASLAAAAATLAASAATVTAARTGADLDDLIDAALDSADEANAAALSVANGDADPEEAREAAARAAEAAEAVAAAAEAASMSGRIDAEAAQVSLDAAAVATQAVMGDPGEFSDTAAQFATISRNAAELFGSPASSMQTPETTAAIQDAEQVALLAEATGIIAGTADDSEGAEALVRSATTMTQMATEMVQNLPQGTALSLAQDSLVVGFTSSVAAITATTSAVAAGQGAEEAARAALTAAEEAADASGSLGNGQGTLTSTVDAGLAASSAAGRAADAAVAAASQNGSAADVELAGLAAEAAAIASRAAAAAQNVASAEATTQTIEDARQVAQDVDRDWVDLTSRLQDMLTGASQDGCGQVVDELATLGVASTGQVVTDFTRRVAELAATTTAADERLATETETMQTFASAAASSANVAVRTASTSVAAAAAAGTDTQTSGANIPVLSLTAMLGAAVLPLML, from the exons ATGAGTGCG GACATGATCAGATTTTCTTTGTGGCATCGGAAGCAGAAAGGCATCACGATGATCATAAAAACATTCATCTTTTTACTTCTCCTTCATG GAACTGACAGCCACCCAAAGGACAGACGTCCTGTACACGGCATAGGGAGAGCACTCCTCCAGATGACTAGCCAGTCCACAGGAAGCACTGTCAGCACCGTCACAGGCGTTAGCGGTGGCAGCACTGTCTCCGGCGTTAGCGGCGGCAGCACCCTCTCCGGCGTTAGCGGCGGCAGCACCCTCTCCGGCGTTAGCGGCGGGAGCACCCTCTCCGGCGTTAGCGGCGGGAGCACCCTCTCCAGCGTTAGCGGTGGCAGCACCGTCTCCGGCGTTAGCGGCGGGAGCACCCTCTCCAGCGGTAGCGTCGGCAGCACCCTCTCCAGCGTTAGCGGCGGAAGCACCGTCTCCAGCGTTAGCGGTGGCAGCACCCTCTCCGGCGTTAGCGGCGGCAGCACAGTCTCCGCCGTAAGCGGCGGGAGCACCCTCTCCAGCGTTAGCGGCGGCAGCACCGTGTCCAGCGTTAGCGGCGGCAGCACCTTCTCCAGTGTTAGCGGTGGCAGCACTGTCTCTGGCGTTAGTGGTGGCAGCACCCTCTCCAGCGGTAGCGTCGGCAGCACAGTCTCCGCCGTTAGCGGCGGGAGCACCCTCTCCAGCGTTAGCGGTGGCAGCACCGTGTCCAGCGTTAGCGGCGGCAGCACCCTCTCCAGTGTTAGCGGCGGCAGCACTGTCTCCGGCGTTAGTGGTGGCAGCACCCTCTCCAGCGGTAGCGTCGGCAGCACAGTCTCCGCCGTTAGCGGCGGGAGCACCCTCTCCAGCGTTAGCGGCGGCAGCACCGTCTCCGGCGTTAGTGGCGGGAGCACCCTCTCCAGCGGTAGCGTCGGCAGCACCCTCTCCAGCGTTAGCGGCGGAAGCACCGTCTCCGGCGTTAGCGGCGGCAGCACCCTCTCCGGCGTTAGCGGCGGGAGCACCCTCTCCAGCGTTAGCGGTGGCAGCACCGTCTCCGGCGTTAGCGGCGGGAGCACCCTCTCCAGCGGTAGCGTCGGCAGCACCCTCTCCAGCGTTAGCGGCGGAAGCACCGTCTCCAGCGTTAGCGGTGGCAGCACCCTCTCCGGCGTTAGCGGCGGCAGCACAGTCTCCGCCGTAAGCGGCGGGAGCACCCTCTCCGCCGTAAGCGGCGGGAGCACCCTCTCCAGCGTTAGCGGCGGCAGCACCGT TACAACCTCTGGCGGCGTAACCAGTGACGACACAGCCAGCACCCCAGACGTCCCAATGACTGAAACGGTTCGAGAAGTTGCAACCCGAAGATCAGCAGAGACGGCCTTGGCAGCATCCACCACTGCCACATCAGCAGCAACATTATTGGCCAGCTCAGCTGCGACAGCAACGGCCGCAGTTTCAGGGGTGTCCTCACAAGCAGAAGCAGCCGTGGAAGAAGCTTCATCGGCTGCCGAGGAAGCTGCCGAGGAAGCAGCCGATGCTGCGCTGGAGTTTTCTCAAGGCACAATCGATGCAaccgcagcggcggcggcggcagacaATGCAGCGGCCGCTTCCGAAATTGCCGCCATGAGAGCACAAGAAGCTGCGGACGACGCGAGCGGGGAACTGGCCCCACTGGCGGCACAACTCTCGGCGGCGGCCCAAAACGCGGCAACGATAGCGAGATCGGCCGCGACGACGTCTGCCCTAGCGGCAAATGTTACGGGTTCTGGAATCACGCCGGAAAATGCGGCATCGATCATCCAAGACGCGAGAAATGCCAACCGAGAGGCCGAGATGGCAGCGCAAGAGCTACAAGAGTTGCTCAATTCAACAGACCTCCCGCCAGATGTCGAGGCCAGCGTAAGACAGGCCATCGAGGCGGCCAGCAGCTCGGCTGCCTTGGCAGAACAAACGGCAGCGCAGGCTCAAGCTGCGCTCGACACAGCAGAGCGAGCCGCGGGGCCAACCGGAGGAGATGCGGAAGCCGAGTTGGCTGGCGAATTAGCCGTCCTACAGATCCAGAGTGCCGCACAaagcgcgggggcggcggcgggagaGGCTGCCCGAAGCCCAACAGCGGCTGTCCAAGCCTCAAGGGAAGCCTccctggcggcggcggcggcgaccctCGCCGCCTCTGCGGCAACTGTTACCGCGGCACGTACGGGAGCGGATCTCGACGATCTCATCGACGCCGCCTTGGACAGCGCGGATGAGGCAAACGCTGCGGCGTTGTCGGTGGCAAACGGAGATGCGGACCCAGAGGAGGCTCGAGAGGCCGCGGCGAGAGCGGCCGAGGCGGCGGAAGCGGTGGCCGCGGCGGCGGAAGCGGCGTCGATGTCAGGAAGGATTGATGCCGAAGCGGCACAGGTGTCGCTCGACGCGGCGGCGGTGGCCACGCAAGCGGTCATGGGAGATCCAGGAGAGTTTTCCGACACCGCAGCGCAATTTGCCACGATATCCCGAAATGCCGCGGAACTGTTTGGAAGCCCGGCGTCATCCATGCAGACACCTGAAACGACGGCGGCGATTCAGGATGCAGAGCAGGTCGCTTTGCTGGCGGAAGCCACTGGAATCATCGCAGGAACCGCAGACGATTCAGAGGGCGCAGAAGCCCTGGTGAGATCGGCAACCACAATGACACAAATGGCGACGGAAATGGTGCAAAACCTTCCGCAGGGAACGGCGCTCAGCTTGGCACAAGATTCCCTCGTGGTCGGCTTCACATCCTCAGTCGCAGCGATCACCGCGACGACCTCGGCAGTCGCGGCCGGCCAGGGAGCGGAAGAGGCGGCGAGAGCCGCGTTAACGGCGGCAGAGGAGGCGGCGGACGCCTCCGGCTCGCTGGGTAACGGCCAAGGTACTCTGACCTCAACGGTGGATGCCGGACTCGCGGCCAGTAGCGCCGCCGGCCGGGCGGCCGACGCGGCCGTGGCGGCGGCGTCTCAAAACGGATCGGCCGCCGACGTGGAGTTGGCCGGCTTGGCCGCGGAGGCGGCCGCAATAGCTtccagggcggcggcggcggcgcagaaCGTGGCCTCCGCAGAAGCCACGACGCAAACCATCGAGGATGCCCGCCAAGTGGCCCAGGACGTGGACAGAGACTGGGTAGACTTGACCAGCAGGTTGCAAGACATGCTGACGGGGGCTTCGCAGGACGGCTGCGGGCAGGTCgtggacgagctggcgaccctgGGCGTGGCGTCCACGGGCCAGGTGGTCACGGACTTCACCAGACGGGTGGCAGAGTTGGCCGCGACGACGACCGCGGCGGACGAACGCCTCGCCACTGAGACGGAGACGATGCAAACTTTCGCTTCGGCGGCCGCCTCGTCCGCCAACGTGGCGGTGCGAACGGCAAGCACGTCGGTGGCCGCGGCCGCGGCCGCGGGTACGGATACGCAGACGAGCGGCGCTAACATCCCGGTGCTGTCGCTTACTGCGATGTTGGGCGCCGCCGTGCTCCCGCTAATGTTGTGA
- the LOC127603515 gene encoding semaphorin-6D-like yields MALTNRSSVRPSLLLLTSWFLCAASSFPRDLQAISVLDESGDFPVFQSMLQDNQTRRLGLHFQGMTRVNRMLFITARDHVFAVNLTTAAEAFVPQMTLTWRAADVSKCAVRGKDGDECYNYIKVLVPRDDETLFVCGTNAFNPACRNYKMSTLEQVGSDLPGQARCPFESGQSNAGTFAGGDFYSATVTDFLASDAVIYRSLGDGRPVLRTVKYDSKWLREPRFLHAVEYGRFVYFFLSEIAAEYTTLGKVVFSRVARVCKNDNGGSPRVLDKHWTSFLKARLNCSLPGESLFYFDVLQSLTGVLQINGRPAVLAVFTTQANSIPGSAVCAFYMDDVEEVFSGKFKEQRGSDSSWTAAPEDAVPRPRPGSCAGDGPAADFKSSVDFPDETLAFVKSFPLMDGAVPAVNRRPFYTRTASGSKLTQIAADVSAGPRKERAVVFLGSEDGRVAKVLLDTLPHAAWGARLLEDIDVYDPDRCDLGVREEEDRRVLGLELDKEHHALFVAFGSCLVRVPLSRCGRHGACKRACLTSRDPYCIWLRTGRCADAAPGFKAGFEQDIEGDHSNMAACAADVSTTSRDREMAADSAYGVRGAAAGEEDSASRVHYTLLIACALLAFSLGAASSGLLVLRFRGGGCRDARRNGTFDKDPEASLPGASSPPPLAKLGGLPDPAPEEDKTAASPGPDGRDSDPVTARHRLPAAEPRVTLTRGDGELGALPAPNSGSEYPWQMKSWDDPAPFAAVTGAERPAPPAFPPTHLCGDGQPSADVSALDDLLRHIQQVSARGDGGIRVLTSASSGHLHPPPPPRGKTRALSFNRRHQPASVTEALPLKANGAILPQRVIPEAPVRPRGPALVKIGGNLPRRRSFNRGAAPSRQRLLARMNSYNSGGPSAPPAPAGGGRRRAPAAACLTRQHSYSEGVHLRRANVPVTNASAVRRAVSLKPKLPPKPLFLPDVPTLFASEPSGR; encoded by the exons ATGGCCTTGACCAATCGGTCATCGGTGCGGCCGTCGCTGCTCCTGCTCACTTCCTGGTTCCTGTGTGCCGCCTCATCATTCCCGCGAGACTTACAAGCTATCAGCGTGTTGGATG AGTCTGGAGACTTCCCAGTGTTCCAAAGTATGCTGCAGGATAACCAAACGCGCCGGCTGGGTCTCCACTTCCAAGGGATGACGCGCGTCAACCGCATGCTCTTCATCACCGCcag GGATCACGTGTTTGCGGTCAATCTGACAACGGCGGCGGAGGCCTTCGTACCTCAGATG ACGCTGACGTGGCGCGCCGCAGATGTGAGCAAGTGCGCCGTCCGCGGGAAAGATGGC GACGAGTGTTACAACTACATCAAAGTTTTGGTGCCGCGCGACGACGAGACGCTGTTTGTGTGCGGCACAAACGCGTTCAACCCGGCGTGCCGCAACTACAAG ATGAGCACGTTGGAGCAGGTGGGCTCGGACCTGCCGGGTCAGGCGCGCTGTCCCTTCGAGTCGGGCCAGTCCAACGCGGGAACGTTCGCCG GCGGAGACTTCTACTCGGCCACCGTGACCGACTTCCTGGCCAGCGACGCCGTCATCTACCGCAGCCTGGGAGACGGACGTCCCGTCCTCAGGACCGTCAAGTACGACTCCAAGTGGCTTCGAG AGCCTCGCTTCCTGCACGCCGTGGAATACGGGAGGTTCGTCTACTTTTTCCTGAGCGAGATCGCGGCGGAGTACACCACCTTGGGGAAG GTGGTCTTCTCTCGGGTGGCCAGAGTCTGCAAGAACGACAACGGCGGCTCCCCGAGAGTTCTGGACAAGCACTGGACCTCCTTCCTCAAG GCTCGTCTGAACTGTTCCCTTCCCGGAGAGTCTCTGTTCTACTTCGACGTTCTCCAGTCGCTGACCGGCGTTCTGCAGATCAACGGACGCCCCGCCGTGTTAGCCGTGTTCACCACGCAGGCTAACAG CATTCCAGGCTCGGCGGTGTGCGCGTTCTACATGGACGACGTGGAGGAAGTGTTTAGCGGGAAGTTCAAGGAACAACGCGGCAGCGACTCGTCGTGGACGGCCGCGCCCGAGGACGCCGTGCCTCGGCCGCG GCCCGGCTCGTGCGCGGGCGACGGGCCGGCCGCCGACTTCAAATCTTCGGTGGATTTCCCGGACGAGACCCTGGCGTTCGTCAAATCATTTCCGCTGATGGACGGCGCCGTGCCCGCCGTCAACCGGCGGCCATTTTACACCAGGACGGCCAGCGG GTCCAAGTTGACGCAGATCGCCGCCGACGTGTCGGCGGGTCCGCGCAAGGAGCGCGCGGTGGTGTTCCTGGGCTCAGAGGACGGGAGGGTCGCCAAGGTTCTGCTCGACACGCTTCCCCACGCCGCCTGGGGCGCCAGACTCCTAGAGGACATCGACGTCTACGACCCCGACAG GTGCGACCTCGGCGtccgggaggaggaggaccgcAGGGTTTTGGGACTGGAGCTGGACAAGGAGCACCACGCCTTGTTTGTGGCATTCGGCAGCTGCTTGGTGCGGGTGCCGCTGAGCCGATGCGGACGGCACGGCGCGTGCAAGAG GGCCTGTCTGACCTCCCGTGACCCCTACTGCATCTGGCTGCGCACGGGACGCTGTGCCGACGCGGCGCCCGGCTTCAA GGCGGGCTTCGAGCAGGACATCGAGGGAGACCACTCCAACATGGCCGCCTGCGCCG CCGATGTCTCAACGACCTCCCGCGACCGAGAAATGGCCGCCGACTCAGCTTACG GAGTGCGCGGCGCTGCGGCCGGCGAGGAAGACTCCGCCTCTCGCGTCCACTACACTTTGCTGATCGCCTGCGCGCTCCTGGCCTTCTCGCTGGGCGCCGCCTCCTCGGGCCTCCTGGTGTTGCGCTTCcgcggcggcggctgccgagACGCCCGGCGGAACGGGACGTTCGATAAAGACCCGGAGGCCTCGCTGCCCGGCGCCTCGTCCCCGCCCCCTCTCGCCAAGCTCGGCGGACTCCCGGACCCCGCGCCCGAG GAGGACAAAACGGCCGCGTCTCCCGGACCCGACGGCCGAGACTCCGATCCCGTGACCGCGCGCCACCGACTGCCTGCGGCGGAGCCCCGAGTCACCCTGACGCGG GGGGACGGCGAGCTCGGGGCTCTCCCCGCGCCAAACTCCGGCTCGGAGTACCCTTGGCAGATGAAGAGCTGGGACGACCCCGCCCCCTTTGCGGCAGTGACCGGGGCCGAGCGGCCGGCTCCGCCCGCGTTCCCGCCCACTCATCTCTGCGGCGACGGCCAGCCGTCGGCGGACGTTTCGGCGTTGGACGACCTTCTCAGGCACATCCAGCAGGTCAGCGCAAGGGGCGACGGGGGCATCAGGGTCCTGACGTCCGCCTCATCGGGGcaccttcatcctcctcctcctcctcgcggcAAGACGCGGGCCCTCAGCTTTAACCGCCGCCATCAGCCCGCGTCCGTGACGGAAGCCTTACCGCTGAAGGCTAACGGCGCCATCTTGCCGCAGCGCGTCATCCCGGAGGCGCCCGTCCGGCCTCGGGGCCCCGCCCTCGTCAAGATAGGCGGCAACCTGCCGCGCCGCCGCAGTttcaaccggggggcggcgccGTCGAGACAGCGGTTGCTGGCCAGAATGAACTCCTACAACAGCGGCGGGCCCTCGGCACCGCCCGCGCCCGCCGGCGGGGGCCGACGGCGTGCGCCGGCGGCGGCCTGCCTGACGCGTCAGCACAGTTACAGCGAAGGAGTCCACTTGCGGCGCGCCAACGTTCCGGTCACGAACGCTAGCGCCGTGCGCCGCGCCGTCTCGCTCAAGCCCAAGCTGCCGCCCAAGCCTCTGTTTCTTCCCGACGTGCCCACTTTGTTCGCGTCGGAACCGTCCGGCCGCTGA
- the si:ch211-264f5.6 gene encoding carcinoembryonic antigen-related cell adhesion molecule 20 gives MTTIIVGLLLGLSGWRCAEARDILPPGPVDASVGKNVTLRTLLVAPEYTFIIWNFNDGREQSHVATVGPAGLKVNTPYLGRVSVDARSGALHLSSLTTADNGDFSVSVVSSDGGTETAEIRLRVLEPVSGVTLSANLAEAVEHNSTVVLTCAAKGSFLNFTWLNGTAPIVPGPRLAIVKGEANSQLTITGVLRTDLMRPIYCSATNKLETEKSAPFSLPVHYGPDEVTITASDPSAFVRAGSDFNLTCATRSSPPATFTWYQNQTKMDATGPVLTLRAVQQRPRWQHMSQYTCRVANSKTQRVVASRVVSFAVMEPVSGVQMSGPAEGAVLLAGNSSANLSCRAAAGPVSSRTWLKDGRPLAAPASGGARVTAAPDGSWLSLAPLHKDDNGRFECRLANPVSEQKASYRMVVNFGPEAVSVSGESAVEVRDAVTLNCSAASVPPASFTWKFNGTLTDVKTATYSIAQAVYKNTGAYVCQARNAVTGKTAAYTHNLSVKEEGALDEGLSDGAIAGIVIGILAALGLAIGMVMYCRQKVPVESPY, from the exons ATGACGACGATCATCGTTGGACTCCTGCTCGGCTTGTCGG gATGGCGGTGCGCGGAGGCGCGCGACATCCTGCCGCCGGGCCCCGTGGACGCCTCGGTGGGGAAGAACGTGACCCTGCGGACGCTGCTGGTGGCACCCGAGTACACGTTCATCATCTGGAACTTCAACGACGGGCGCGAGCAGAGTCACGTGGCCACCGTGGGCCCGGCCGGACTCAAGGTGAACACGCCCTACCTGGGGCGCGTGTCCGTGGACGCCCGGAGCGGCGCGCTGCACCTGAGCTCGCTCACGACGGCCGACAACGGAGACTTCAGCGTCAGCGTCGTGAGCTCGGACGGCGGCACCGAAACCGCCGAGATCCGGCTGCGCGTGCTAG AGCCCGTGTCCGGCGTGACGCTGAGCGCCAACCTCGCCGAGGCGGTGGAGCACAACAGCACGGTGGTCCTTACCTGCGCCGCCAAGGGTTCCTTCCTCAACTTCACCTGGCTCAACGGCACCGCCCCCATTGTCCCCGGCCCGCGCCTGGCCATCGTGAAG GGCGAGGCCAACAGTCAGCTGACCATCACGGGCGTCCTGCGCACCGATCTGATGCGACCCATCTACTGCAGCGCCACCAACAAACTGGAGACGGAGAAGAGCGCCCCCTTCAGTCTGCCAGTCCACT ATGGTCCGGATGAGGTCACCATCACGGCCTCCGACCCTTCCGCGTTCGTGCGGGCCGGCTCCGACTTCAACCTGACGTGCGCCACGCGTTCCAGCCCGCCCGCCACCTTCACCTGGTACCAGAACCAGACTAAGATGGACGCCACTGGGCCCGTGCTGACGCTACGGGCCGTGCAGCAGCGCCCCCGGTGGCAGCATATGAGTCAGTACACGTGCAGAGTCGCCAACTCCAAGACCCAGCGGGTGGTGGCCTCGCGCGTCGTCTCCTTCGCCGTCATGG AGCCGGTGTCGGGCGTGCAAATGAGCGGTCCGGCCGAGGGCGCCGTGCTCTTGGCCGGCAACAGCTCGGCAAACCTCAGCTGCCGGGCGGCGGCGGGCCCGGTCAGCAGCCGGACGTGGCTGAAGGACGGCAGGCCGCTGGCGGCGCCGGCGAGCGGCGGCGCCCGCGTGACGGCGGCGCCCGACGGCTCCTGGCTCAGCTTGGCGCCGCTGCACAAGGACGACAACGGCCGCTTTGAGTGTCGCCTGGCCAACCCCGTCAGCGAGCAGAAGGCGTCCTACCGGATGGTCGTCAACT TCGGCCCCGAGGCGGTGAGCGTGAGCGGGGAGAGCGCCGTGGAGGTGCGCGACGCCGTCACCCTCAACTGCTCGGCCGCCTCCGTGCCGCCCGCCAGCTTCACCTGGAAGTTCAACGGGACGCTGACCGACGTCAAGACGGCCACCTACTCCATCGCCCAGGCCGTCTACAAGAACACGGGCGCCTACGTGTGCCAGGCGCGCAACGCCGTCACTGGCAAAACCGCCGCCTACACGCACAACCTGTCCGTCAAAG AGGAGGGCGCGCTGGACGAAGGCCTGTCGGACGGCGCCATCGCTGGAATCGTCATCGGCATCCTGGCTGCTTTGGGCCTGGCCATCGGCATGGTCATGTACTGCAGGCAGAAAGTTCC GGTGGAGtcaccgtactag